The Rhododendron vialii isolate Sample 1 chromosome 1a, ASM3025357v1 region TGGTCCTTTTCTTACCATTGATGAGCATTCCTTCTATTTTCATTTGCACGTTCAGATTCTCATGACCACTAAAATTCATATAAAATACAGATGAAGCAAATTGCATTGattgttttagtttttataACGCAAGCCAGTACAATCCATGACATAACTATAAGATGAATAAACCACATGGGATAGTAAGTACAATTCCACATCCAAAAGCAACTTGGCTGCTTATTTTGGTTTCTCCATATTTCTGGAGCTAATGTTTTATCAAAGGGAAGAAGATATATCCACAtaaactttttttgttcttcaaatCTGACAAAGAGAACTAAAGGCATGGAAGCTAGGACCTTGAAACTTCACATGATATCCAATTCTTTTAGCACACAACCGATTGTCTGGAGATGATGCTTCAACTCTGATTCTGAAGAATCAATCCTtaattagacaacaaaaaaaagggctACCCAGTGCACGGCACTCCCACAACGGCAGGGTCAGGGATGTACATAACCTTACCCCCAGAAGCAAAGAGGTTGTTTCCACGATTTGAGCCCATGACTACAACCTTACCCAATTCCAGGCCACTATGGAAACCTTTTGCCACCTTTTGTTGAAGTTAAGAAGTGCCATCGTTAATCATAAACTTAGAATCTCTTGAAGATGTGAAGTTAACTATTTCAGAGACCAAGCGTCCAAAGTTTCCCAGCATTGAACTAACAGAAGAAGTTTGGATCCATAGGATAGAACACATTGTTGTACTTAAGAAGCATCACACCAAGATGATGATGattgaacgagagagagagagagagagagagagagagagagagagagagagagagaataaatataaaaaatacaaactCATTCGTGTGAGACCCAACATTGAAATTCCAGCACATGACTTGAAAGACTAATCATCAATTAAAACAGAAGGGAAGCAATCAAACTGAATAGAACGCAAACAACCTCTAACTTTTCGCTTTCTGCCTTTAAAAGATCGATTGATTGCCGGAATTCCTTTACTTTCGTATCAGCTCTAGAAAGCAAAGCCTGTACcaacacagcagaatgaagaacAAAGACATACTAAACTATAATGGAATATATAACACCTTGAAGTTGCTTCTCATGCTTTCTATCCTGGCATAGTCTTTATGCTTCAGGAGTTCAACATGGTACTACAACTGAGAAAGTGCAATTtacataaaaggaaaagaaatgtgATAAATGCCCATTTTGAGGTAGCGTGTTAGAGGTAATGATTGCAGTTGGAAAAGGCAATATTATCTCAAGGTATAATATAGCCCTTGACAGAGCATAATGGAGAGACAAGATTCATGTATCCAACGCAGCTGATGGGAACAAAATTTATCTAGGGATTAAAAAAGATTATGATAGACGTAAGAGATAAGAAATATCTCAAAGATCTTATCTTTATCTCAACTGTTTCACAAAAACGATGGTAGCATTAACTTGAGTGAAAATAGTGCTTTTGATGTCCTTTTGTGGATGTAGGTTATGGCCAAATGACGCAAACCTTGTGTCTCCTTTCTGTATCTGACATCGCCTACATTACTTTATTGGATTACTATTATACTTCTAAGAGAACAGCACACATTTTTATCCAGTTTTCACCACAGTCGTACAAGGTAACGTGCTCGTTCATCATCATCAAATCAATCAACTTGAACTACCAAACAAGCCATGCACACAAAGGACATAGACATTTTATTAGGTTGGAGAAAATTTAATGCTAACCAGACAACTGAAAAGCAACGCTTACCTCTTCATTGGAAAAAAGTCGCAAAGTATTGTAGTACAAGAAACGCCTCGGCCCTGCAAATAGTAAATAAGCCCATTGCATTAGCCACCAAACGTACAGAAGAAGTTCCCTTAGGGTGGATGGATTAActtgaattgaagaagaagataaaaagaCAAACtcaaattctttcaatttttcatttttcttgctGAGAAATGCAGAGGATATTCTTAGACATTGACAAAAACAATGTACTTAGCACCAATCAAACACGGAGGCAAGTATAACATGAATGGATATATTACAGTTAAAAATTACTACCAGAgtttttagttttaaataaGCAACGCCATATAGTACTGATGACCTCAAGAATATCACGGAACCTAACTGAAACAAATGTAAATCAATAGAATTCAGTAGAGCATACTCTTTAGAGCGAGAAATCCCAAGCCAACAGCAGCACTGCATGAAGCCACTGGATGAGAAGCGGCAACAATAATACCCTCTGCAAATGAAATTGTGACCGAAAAAACCAGGGAAAATATTGAGACTGGAACCATGATAATTGTAGTGTAAGTTAGAAGAAGTATTGAGATATATAAGCAGAATGGACCTTTGATCTTCCCAAAGACCATATCCTCATAAACCACGTAATCAGACTTCAAATCTTGCAGAGAGTCCTACAGCAGATTAAATCGAACACATATCAACCTACCAATACGTCAAAACAACACTGGACCATGTTGATTGATGACAAAActcagaaaataaaacaaattaatacGAGAACTTGTATCTTTACTGATTGGGGCCCCctgaaaagaaaaccaaatacCAAATCCTCCCATAGCCCAGACTTTTTACCTACATATTGCACATTTGTGTTGGGGAATTACTGTCGCGTGGCCGAAACTAATCCTAACTTATGATGGCTTTGCCACGTTATATGCCACATGAGCATTCCAATCATCCAAATCTTATATGAACTTTAAATAAGACGAAACAATGACTCAAAATGGATCCCCATAAATTGCTATCAAATGAAGGAGAACCGTGTTTTTCACCTAAGTGAAAGAAGCTCTTTGGGAAAACTCGGGATTCCTTTCAAAAGATTTGATAAAATGTTTGAAAGAGCAAGGATTGGAGCATTTTGTTCCTGCATTAAAAATGGTCAGATAAGTTTTTTCTATAAGTCATCAATTTTCTCAAACAACTGGATAAAAATGTTTGAAAGTaagtgttgtgttgtgttgaaAAACAATCCGAATGCAAAACCACTTTCACTTATCCATATCATAAAAGGACACAACAACCTAAGACTTCAAAGTTCATATACTGATATACTCTACGCTTTGCCATAATCAAACAACACAGTCCAACACAGCATGAAACATGGTACTTTAAAGGTTCTCTACAACAAACAATAAGAGAACCCATCTAGTCCTCAACCATTGGGGGTATAGGCGGGGGAGGATTGAAAACAGAGCTAACCTTTGacaatatatacacaaagtgATTGCTCTTAGAATACCACTGAAAaagtggcccccctatacctccaagaaccAAGGAGCTAAATGGACGTTTTGTTGCGGAACcatacccccaaatcaaagtcGAAAGGCATCAGAGAGAGCAGGCCTGGAgaccaaatcaatttatgtgcacattaccgtGCTTCCTTCATTCTTAGTCCAGAGCATCAGAAAGCATAAATTTAAAAGTTCTCTTCTGGTTAAGTAGATatcttcttctcttccttttttctaAGAATtactaccattttttttttatcaatgaagAATTACCACTGAAGCCTCCCGTATCGAATCAATATTTTACcagattttaactttttaactCATCCAATCAAACACATAATATGGACTGGAAATAGATGTGGGAACAAACAATTCACATGCAAATTCACTTTTCCTTATCTAAATCGTAAAATGCACGATAACACAAATATAAAAGATATATAAGCCCTAAATTTTGACAGGAATCAAAAGAATTTATAACTGAACGGATAGTGGCGAAACTCACGACAGTCGTGTGGAGGTGAGCCGATCCAGTGGACAGAAACCGATCGAAGCGAGACCTGGTGGTGGAAATCGCGAAGTCTAGGGTTTCTTCGACGGTCTTCTGCGCCACACGTGCCTGCTCGACCGCGTAATCGATCCATGGCGTGGCGTCGGCTGGGATTCTGGATTGCGATAGAGGTGTGGAGTAGTCGCTGTGTGAAGGTGGTGGCGATGGCGGTGCGATTGTGTTTTCGTCTGGTGCTCCGGCCATTgtcgccaatttttttttttttttttttgaagcttcttttgtttcttctgtTCTCCTGTCCCTCTTCTCCTCTCCTCCTTTTCTCTTCCTCTAGAGAAAGTCTACACTTCCCGACTCTTTTCTTCCTCTAGAGAGAGTCTACACTTCCCGACTCTTTTCCCCGATTTCTTTCCCGATGCTGACGTGGCGGTGGGCCCCACGTCagcagtttaaaaaaaaaaaaaaaaccacacaaaacgctGAAATTTTGTTTTCCCCCCCTAAACCAAACCTTTTCTTCCAAACCCCCAGCCCCAAccacgaagagagagaaagaggaggaggaggaccacCGGccacacccaccaccaccaccaccggctcCACCTCCGGCAACCAACTCTTCGTGAAAATCACGACACCACGAGCACCATTTGTGTACATCTCGaagtctcattttttttttaacgcttGTTGTCATTCTTGTTGGACTTCTCTTCTGATTCAATGAATTAGTATTGTTTTaggatttcattttcttttggacGGAATATTGATAATTTCACGTTCGTTGCCATAAATTGATACCGGAGCCCAATGGTGGCGTAAGTGCGAGGTTTGTGGCAGCTTGAGAGTGAGAT contains the following coding sequences:
- the LOC131326250 gene encoding RGS1-HXK1-interacting protein 1 isoform X2: MAGAPDENTIAPPSPPPSHSDYSTPLSQSRIPADATPWIDYAVEQARVAQKTVEETLDFAISTTRSRFDRFLSTGSAHLHTTVDSLQDLKSDYVVYEDMVFGKIKEGIIVAASHPVASCSAAVGLGFLALKRPRRFLYYNTLRLFSNEEKRALQAEEELTRGRTKLRQAGKQIQGVIRSAYKIERQAGGLKDDLGELPRREASRFRSQVSNLASEAKRERNTLTKEVSKISNYGISV
- the LOC131326250 gene encoding RGS1-HXK1-interacting protein 1 isoform X1, whose protein sequence is MAGAPDENTIAPPSPPPSHSDYSTPLSQSRIPADATPWIDYAVEQARVAQKTVEETLDFAISTTRSRFDRFLSTGSAHLHTTVDSLQDLKSDYVVYEDMVFGKIKEGIIVAASHPVASCSAAVGLGFLALKRPRRFLYYNTLRLFSNEEALLSRADTKVKEFRQSIDLLKAESEKLEKRALQAEEELTRGRTKLRQAGKQIQGVIRSAYKIERQAGGLKDDLGELPRREASRFRSQVSNLASEAKRERNTLTKEVSKISNYGISV